The following proteins are encoded in a genomic region of Neisseria perflava:
- the metW gene encoding methionine biosynthesis protein MetW, producing the protein MNLRDDLQLIYDWIPEGSRVLDLGCGDGELLAALVEHKNCTGYGVEIDTDSVIAAISRGVNVIQADLEEGLVAFGDQSFDVIVLSQTIQAMQNTEKILRCLMRVAKQAIVSFPNFGYWRNRFQIAIGGHMPVSERMPYHWYDTPNIHWCTLKDFDLLCAKNKIRVLERAVMTGNRQVKHLPNLLGSLAFYRVG; encoded by the coding sequence ATGAATCTGCGCGACGATTTGCAACTCATTTACGATTGGATACCCGAAGGCAGCCGCGTACTCGATTTGGGCTGCGGCGACGGCGAGCTGTTGGCCGCGTTGGTGGAACATAAAAACTGCACCGGCTACGGTGTTGAAATCGATACCGACAGTGTGATTGCCGCTATATCCCGCGGCGTAAACGTCATTCAAGCCGATTTGGAAGAAGGCTTGGTGGCGTTTGGCGATCAAAGTTTTGATGTGATTGTCTTGAGCCAAACCATTCAGGCGATGCAGAATACGGAAAAAATCCTGCGCTGCCTGATGCGCGTGGCCAAACAGGCCATTGTCAGCTTCCCTAACTTCGGCTACTGGCGCAACCGCTTTCAAATCGCCATTGGCGGCCATATGCCGGTTTCCGAGCGGATGCCGTATCATTGGTACGATACGCCCAATATCCATTGGTGTACCCTTAAAGACTTTGATTTATTGTGCGCCAAAAACAAAATCCGCGTGCTTGAGCGTGCGGTCATGACGGGCAACCGACAGGTCAAACATCTGCCGAATTTATTGGGCAGTCTGGCGTTTTATCGCGTAGGTTGA
- the nadE gene encoding NAD(+) synthase codes for MQTQAIIRHIVQWLKDYAEQARAKGFVVGVSGGIDSAVVSTLAAQTGLSVLLLEMPIRQKSDQVNRAQEHMGRLKQRYPNVKAQSVDLTQTFDTFADTVDVSETEFPNKQLALANARSRLRMTTLYYYGQLHGLLVAGTGNKIEDFGVGFFTKYGDGGVDISPIADLTKTQVYALAAELDVSEDIQKAVPTDGLWDTERTDEEQMGASYPELEWAMSVYGSHKPEDFEGRQREVLAIYTRLHKAMQHKVNPIPVCKIPEELF; via the coding sequence ATGCAAACCCAAGCCATCATCCGCCATATTGTTCAATGGCTCAAAGATTACGCCGAGCAGGCGCGTGCCAAAGGTTTTGTCGTCGGCGTATCCGGCGGCATCGATTCTGCAGTGGTTTCCACCCTTGCAGCGCAAACCGGTTTGTCGGTTTTGTTGTTGGAAATGCCGATTCGTCAGAAATCCGACCAAGTCAACCGCGCGCAAGAACACATGGGCCGTCTGAAACAGCGTTATCCGAATGTAAAAGCGCAAAGCGTCGATTTGACCCAAACTTTCGATACGTTTGCCGATACCGTCGACGTCAGCGAAACCGAATTTCCCAACAAACAGCTGGCACTTGCCAATGCACGCAGCCGCCTGCGCATGACGACGCTTTATTATTACGGCCAGCTACATGGTTTGCTGGTGGCGGGGACGGGCAACAAAATTGAGGATTTCGGCGTCGGTTTCTTCACCAAATACGGCGACGGCGGCGTGGACATCAGTCCGATTGCCGATTTGACCAAGACTCAAGTGTACGCGCTGGCAGCCGAGTTGGACGTATCGGAAGACATTCAAAAAGCCGTGCCGACAGACGGCCTTTGGGATACCGAGCGTACCGATGAAGAGCAAATGGGCGCATCTTATCCCGAACTCGAATGGGCGATGAGCGTGTACGGCAGCCACAAGCCTGAAGATTTTGAGGGCAGGCAGCGCGAAGTTTTGGCAATCTATACCCGATTGCACAAAGCCATGCAGCACAAAGTCAATCCGATTCCGGTTTGCAAGATTCCGGAAGAGCTGTTTTAA
- the efp gene encoding elongation factor P, whose translation MKTAQELRAGNVFMVGNDPMVVQKTEYIKGGRSSAKVSMKLKNLLTGAATETIYKADDKFDVVILSRKNCTYSYFADPMYVFMDEEFNQYEIEADNIGDALKFIVDGMEDVCEVTFYEGNPISVELPTIIVREVEYTEPAVKGDTSGKVMKTARLVGGTEIQVMSYIENGDKVEIDTRTGEFRKRA comes from the coding sequence ATGAAAACAGCACAAGAACTGCGCGCCGGCAACGTATTCATGGTCGGCAACGATCCTATGGTCGTTCAAAAAACCGAATACATCAAAGGCGGCCGCTCTTCCGCCAAAGTCAGCATGAAACTGAAAAACCTGCTGACCGGTGCCGCTACTGAAACCATTTACAAAGCCGACGACAAATTCGACGTCGTGATCCTGTCCCGCAAAAACTGTACTTACAGCTACTTTGCCGACCCAATGTACGTCTTCATGGACGAAGAGTTCAACCAATACGAAATCGAAGCTGACAACATCGGCGACGCGTTGAAATTCATCGTTGACGGCATGGAAGACGTATGCGAAGTTACTTTCTACGAAGGCAACCCAATCTCCGTAGAATTGCCTACTATCATCGTTCGCGAAGTTGAATACACCGAGCCTGCCGTTAAAGGCGATACCTCCGGTAAAGTAATGAAAACCGCACGTCTGGTCGGCGGCACTGAAATCCAAGTGATGTCTTACATCGAAAACGGCGACAAAGTCGAAATCGATACCCGTACCGGCGAATTCCGCAAACGCGCCTAA
- the metX gene encoding homoserine O-succinyltransferase MetX has translation MTTNASVGIVTPQKIPFDTPLALENGKTLPRFDLMIETYGTLNADKSNAVLICHALSGNHHVAGKHSAEDKYAGWWDNMVGPGKPIDTERFFVVGLNNLGGCDGSTGPLSENPETGREYGADFPVVTVKDWVKSQSMLADYLGIQKWAAIVGGSLGGMQALQWTISLPERVAHALVIASAPKLSTQNIAFNDVARQAILTDPDFHEGNYRSHHTVPSRGLRIARMMGHITYLAEDGLGKKFGRDLKSDGYQYGYGVEFEVESYLRYQGDKFVGRFDANTYLLMTKALDYFDPAADYGHNLTRAVENVQAKFFVASFSTDWRFSPQRSHELVKALIAAQKSVQYIEVKSNHGHDAFLMEDEAYIRAVAAYMNNVYKDCQK, from the coding sequence ATGACAACAAATGCCTCAGTGGGCATTGTAACGCCCCAGAAAATCCCGTTTGACACACCGCTTGCTCTGGAAAACGGCAAAACCTTACCCCGTTTCGACCTAATGATTGAAACCTACGGCACACTCAATGCCGACAAAAGTAATGCCGTCCTGATCTGCCACGCCCTGTCAGGCAATCATCACGTTGCCGGCAAGCACAGTGCAGAGGATAAATACGCCGGTTGGTGGGACAATATGGTTGGCCCCGGCAAACCTATCGATACCGAACGCTTTTTTGTAGTCGGTTTGAACAACTTGGGCGGTTGCGACGGCAGTACCGGCCCTTTGTCCGAGAATCCTGAAACCGGCCGCGAATATGGTGCGGATTTCCCCGTTGTAACCGTCAAAGACTGGGTGAAGTCCCAATCCATGCTTGCCGATTATCTCGGTATTCAAAAATGGGCGGCCATTGTCGGCGGCAGCTTGGGCGGTATGCAGGCATTGCAATGGACGATTTCTTTGCCTGAACGCGTTGCCCACGCGCTCGTCATCGCTTCTGCGCCTAAACTTTCCACTCAAAACATCGCTTTTAACGATGTTGCCCGTCAGGCTATTTTGACCGATCCCGATTTCCATGAAGGCAATTACCGCAGCCATCATACCGTTCCTTCACGCGGTTTGCGTATCGCGCGCATGATGGGGCACATCACCTATCTTGCCGAAGACGGCTTGGGTAAAAAATTCGGCCGCGATTTAAAATCAGACGGCTATCAGTATGGCTACGGCGTTGAATTTGAAGTGGAATCTTATCTTCGCTATCAAGGCGATAAGTTTGTCGGCCGCTTTGATGCCAATACTTATCTGCTGATGACCAAGGCGCTTGACTACTTCGACCCGGCCGCCGATTACGGCCACAACCTCACGCGCGCCGTGGAGAATGTGCAGGCCAAGTTTTTTGTTGCCAGCTTCAGTACCGACTGGCGCTTCTCGCCGCAACGTTCGCATGAATTGGTCAAGGCATTAATCGCCGCGCAAAAATCCGTGCAATACATTGAAGTCAAATCCAATCACGGCCACGATGCGTTCTTGATGGAAGACGAAGCCTATATCCGCGCGGTTGCCGCTTACATGAACAACGTTTACAAGGACTGCCAAAAATGA
- a CDS encoding MlaC/ttg2D family ABC transporter substrate-binding protein, with translation MNRFLQTLIVAAPMVIAAPYVAAETHPAQKQMQQNIDAVLKIARNTSLTEAQRVKQVEQYANRYLDYERISALAVGAPWREFSAKQKTDFIRAFKDMVIAMYSHSALIGAADANVRLLPKMTANGNKFDVFSEIQTKKGTKYEVAYQLYQSGGAYKIYNIRVDGTSLVTVYRNQFGELIKSKGIDGTIATVEAKGLKKQ, from the coding sequence ATGAACCGTTTTCTTCAGACTTTGATTGTGGCCGCACCGATGGTAATTGCCGCGCCTTATGTGGCGGCGGAAACGCATCCTGCGCAAAAGCAGATGCAGCAGAATATTGATGCCGTGTTGAAAATTGCACGCAACACGTCTTTGACAGAAGCGCAACGAGTGAAACAGGTTGAGCAGTATGCCAACCGTTATCTGGACTATGAACGTATTTCGGCTTTGGCGGTTGGTGCGCCATGGCGTGAATTTTCTGCCAAACAGAAAACTGATTTTATCCGTGCATTCAAAGATATGGTGATTGCGATGTACTCGCATTCTGCACTGATTGGTGCGGCGGATGCGAATGTGCGCCTGTTGCCGAAGATGACGGCAAACGGTAATAAGTTTGATGTTTTCTCGGAAATTCAGACCAAAAAAGGCACTAAGTATGAAGTGGCCTACCAGCTTTACCAAAGCGGCGGTGCGTATAAGATTTACAACATCCGCGTGGACGGCACCAGCTTGGTAACGGTATACCGCAACCAATTTGGGGAGCTGATTAAGAGCAAAGGCATTGACGGTACGATTGCCACTGTCGAAGCCAAGGGCTTGAAGAAACAATAA
- a CDS encoding conjugal transfer protein, producing the protein MKTFVLPDTRPYPQSPIKNYLLLNAYQLAHNSSSASRKLSAGQLQTEIRTMLSQNHYINLSLAMTMAPDVGTYTSLIQSVGEVLKAENDNEAQWFALPVVLVAGCKKEQTLPLTLPTEALFACLQNYPNLRTLTQNTQWLPYLVQSTDLSSITPGDWFQAKQNDEAAGAFLQKFEYKPLMLPEGQSVHVVYALGYGNKDIQTALGLNLQQAGLPLMQVWQEHLALDGVTLFTNPLSPNTPLDALTDGSHTRQRMAMDVFATNAIRAIRMQSPRVGVVAAAKADGKLQFSFNATDSAFEIVPQTFTWELASTDNIAIVQQNFLDLMAECRIEHLYLLHNPLGENENIPTYAQALKLEGHNPFFSNVN; encoded by the coding sequence ATGAAAACCTTTGTTCTTCCCGATACCCGCCCTTATCCGCAAAGCCCTATCAAAAACTACCTTCTGCTCAATGCCTATCAGCTGGCGCACAACTCCTCCTCCGCATCACGCAAGCTTTCAGCTGGCCAACTACAAACCGAAATCCGCACCATGCTCAGCCAAAACCATTACATCAACCTTTCATTGGCAATGACCATGGCGCCAGATGTCGGCACTTACACCAGCCTGATTCAAAGCGTGGGCGAAGTCCTGAAGGCAGAAAACGATAACGAAGCCCAATGGTTTGCCCTGCCTGTCGTTTTGGTTGCCGGTTGCAAAAAAGAACAAACCCTGCCGCTCACACTGCCTACCGAAGCCCTCTTCGCCTGCCTGCAAAACTACCCCAACCTGCGCACCCTCACGCAAAACACGCAATGGCTGCCTTACCTCGTCCAATCTACCGACTTGAGCAGCATTACCCCGGGCGACTGGTTCCAAGCCAAGCAAAACGATGAAGCGGCAGGCGCATTCCTGCAAAAATTCGAATACAAACCATTGATGCTGCCCGAAGGTCAATCCGTCCATGTTGTTTACGCGCTGGGCTACGGCAATAAAGACATTCAGACGGCCTTGGGCCTCAACCTGCAACAGGCAGGTCTGCCATTGATGCAGGTTTGGCAAGAACATCTCGCCCTCGACGGCGTTACCCTCTTTACCAACCCGCTCTCGCCCAATACACCGCTTGACGCGCTTACCGACGGCAGCCACACCCGCCAACGCATGGCCATGGACGTTTTTGCCACCAACGCCATCCGCGCCATCCGTATGCAAAGCCCGCGTGTCGGCGTTGTTGCCGCAGCGAAAGCGGACGGTAAGCTCCAGTTCAGCTTCAACGCGACAGACAGCGCGTTTGAAATCGTTCCACAGACCTTCACTTGGGAGCTGGCCTCAACCGACAATATCGCCATCGTGCAGCAAAACTTCCTCGACCTGATGGCAGAATGCCGAATCGAGCACCTCTACCTGCTGCATAACCCACTGGGAGAAAACGAGAACATCCCTACTTATGCCCAAGCGTTGAAACTGGAAGGCCATAATCCTTTCTTCAGCAATGTAAACTAA
- a CDS encoding tautomerase family protein produces the protein MPYVNIKVTGGSEAPSAEQKAELIRGVTELLSRVLNKNPETTVVVIDEIDMDNWGIGGKSVTVRRAEARNK, from the coding sequence ATGCCTTACGTCAACATCAAAGTAACCGGCGGCAGCGAAGCCCCGAGTGCAGAGCAAAAAGCCGAATTAATCCGCGGCGTTACCGAGTTACTCTCACGCGTTCTCAACAAAAATCCTGAGACAACCGTCGTCGTTATTGACGAAATCGATATGGACAACTGGGGCATAGGCGGCAAAAGCGTGACGGTTCGCCGTGCTGAAGCGCGCAATAAGTAA
- a CDS encoding tyrosine-type recombinase/integrase has translation MPKQTLPLTDSQCKKLQPPNQLSDGGGLYLQARGNGKYWRFRYYRPGDNKRDEMRLGVYPEISLKEAREKREELRGLIAKGIDPKLHQQDKAQRQAEQLKNTFEAIARKWHSDQVTKPNKWKPDHAQRVIRSLELHIFPDLATRKIDEIMPLEVLGLLQRLESAGKYDTAQKVYDVVNQVFKYAVKLRLSLFNPAAELRGELAKVEQKHYRFIKDPQRIGEMLRAFDGYAGFPQTRALLQLSPYVFARPSELRLLRWREIDWEEQQYYKDGVNMKNKIDHIVPLSRQALAILDGLKPVTGHYEYVFCNTSKKQPLSEGAIRKALDRLGFLEETTQHGFRHTASTILNEMGYNADWVERQLAHKDPNTTRAAYNHAEYLEQRADMVQKWADYLDELKAHSGILQETAE, from the coding sequence ATGCCTAAACAGACGCTACCGCTTACAGATAGCCAATGCAAAAAACTACAACCGCCGAATCAATTATCAGACGGCGGAGGGTTATATCTTCAAGCAAGGGGAAACGGCAAATACTGGCGTTTTCGTTACTACCGGCCGGGCGACAACAAACGCGATGAAATGCGACTGGGTGTTTATCCTGAAATCAGCTTAAAAGAAGCAAGGGAAAAACGCGAAGAATTACGCGGGCTGATAGCAAAAGGGATAGACCCTAAGCTACACCAGCAAGACAAAGCACAGAGGCAGGCAGAGCAGCTAAAAAACACATTTGAGGCTATCGCGCGCAAATGGCATAGCGACCAAGTAACAAAGCCGAATAAATGGAAGCCCGACCATGCACAAAGAGTTATCCGCAGCCTTGAGCTTCATATTTTCCCTGACCTTGCAACACGCAAAATAGACGAAATCATGCCGCTTGAGGTTTTAGGACTGTTACAGAGGCTGGAATCGGCGGGAAAATATGACACGGCACAGAAAGTTTATGACGTGGTAAATCAAGTTTTCAAATATGCCGTGAAACTTCGCTTGAGCCTGTTCAATCCCGCCGCCGAATTACGGGGAGAGCTGGCAAAGGTGGAACAGAAACATTACCGCTTCATTAAAGACCCGCAAAGGATAGGCGAGATGTTACGGGCTTTTGACGGTTACGCTGGCTTTCCGCAAACACGCGCCCTATTACAGCTTTCCCCTTATGTATTTGCCCGCCCTTCCGAATTGCGTTTATTGCGCTGGCGTGAAATTGATTGGGAGGAGCAGCAATACTATAAAGACGGCGTAAACATGAAGAACAAGATAGACCATATCGTACCTTTGAGCCGCCAAGCCTTAGCAATACTGGACGGCTTGAAACCCGTAACGGGGCATTATGAATATGTATTTTGTAACACCAGCAAAAAACAGCCCTTGAGCGAGGGGGCGATACGGAAAGCATTAGACCGTCTAGGATTCTTGGAAGAAACCACACAGCACGGCTTTAGGCATACAGCCAGCACGATATTGAATGAAATGGGCTATAACGCTGATTGGGTAGAGCGGCAACTAGCCCACAAAGACCCCAACACGACAAGGGCAGCCTATAACCATGCGGAATATTTAGAACAGCGCGCCGATATGGTTCAAAAATGGGCTGATTATCTCGATGAATTGAAAGCACATTCAGGCATATTGCAGGAAACGGCAGAATAA
- the earP gene encoding elongation factor P maturation arginine rhamnosyltransferase EarP, producing the protein MNTTPPYTCWIFCNVIDNFGDIGVSWRLARVLQRELGWQVHLWTDDFPSLQALCPDLASIPNIHQGIGIHAWQANHAEDTDTAPTPDIVIETFACELPDNVQTIIHRHRPLWLNWEYLSAEDSNERLHLMPSPQAGGIQKYFWFMGFSEKSGGLLRERDYAESAGFDTEDLRRQLKLPTKNAPEWLLFGYQSDIWAKWLTMWQQADQPITLLLAGTQIIASLKNGDLVPQNALLEDGDVYQSEHITLIKIPFVAQQDFDKLLNLADGAVIRGEDSFIRAQLAGKPFFWHIYPQEENIHLDKLHAFWDKAHQIYPDVVATAHRLLSDELNNGEALSDNQRLQAWQTLTAHQNEWRQSAAKWRDGLFAQKSAVEKLAAFISKHKKIR; encoded by the coding sequence ATGAACACCACCCCACCTTATACCTGCTGGATTTTCTGCAACGTCATCGACAACTTCGGCGACATCGGCGTTTCATGGCGGCTGGCGCGTGTTTTGCAACGCGAACTCGGCTGGCAAGTGCATTTGTGGACAGACGACTTCCCGTCCCTTCAGGCACTCTGCCCTGACTTGGCCTCAATTCCCAATATCCATCAAGGCATCGGCATTCACGCTTGGCAAGCCAATCATGCCGAAGATACCGATACAGCCCCTACCCCCGACATCGTCATCGAAACCTTCGCCTGCGAGCTACCCGACAACGTTCAAACCATCATCCACCGACACCGACCGCTTTGGCTCAACTGGGAATACCTCAGCGCGGAAGACAGCAACGAGAGGCTGCACTTGATGCCCTCGCCCCAAGCTGGCGGCATACAGAAATACTTTTGGTTTATGGGTTTCAGCGAAAAAAGCGGCGGCCTGCTGCGCGAACGCGATTACGCCGAATCTGCCGGATTTGATACGGAAGACTTACGCCGACAACTCAAACTTCCCACAAAAAATGCGCCCGAATGGCTGCTTTTCGGCTATCAAAGCGATATCTGGGCAAAATGGCTGACCATGTGGCAACAGGCCGACCAACCCATTACCCTGCTGCTTGCAGGTACACAAATCATCGCCAGCCTGAAAAACGGCGACCTAGTGCCGCAAAATGCCCTGCTTGAAGACGGCGATGTGTATCAGAGCGAACACATTACCCTGATCAAAATCCCTTTCGTTGCCCAACAGGATTTCGATAAACTGCTCAATCTTGCCGACGGCGCCGTCATACGCGGCGAAGACAGCTTTATTCGCGCCCAGCTCGCCGGAAAACCTTTCTTTTGGCACATCTACCCGCAAGAAGAAAATATCCACCTCGACAAGCTGCACGCGTTTTGGGACAAAGCGCATCAGATTTATCCGGATGTTGTCGCCACAGCACACCGCCTCCTTTCCGACGAACTCAACAACGGCGAAGCACTCAGCGACAACCAACGCCTGCAGGCATGGCAAACCCTGACGGCACATCAAAACGAATGGCGCCAAAGCGCGGCAAAATGGCGGGACGGACTTTTTGCCCAAAAAAGTGCCGTCGAAAAACTTGCCGCCTTTATTTCAAAGCACAAAAAAATACGCTAA
- a CDS encoding pyridoxal phosphate-dependent aminotransferase: protein MEKFPKSSKLDHVCYDIRGPVHKKALQLEEEGNKILKLNIGNPAPFGFEAPDEILVDVIRNLPTSQGYCDSKGLYSARKAIVHYYQTKGLLDVTVNDVYIGNGVSELITMSMQALLNDGDEILIPAPDYPLWTAAATLAGGTVRHYLCDEENNWFPNLADMEAKITPKTKAIVVINPNNPTGAVYSKEILLEIAELARKHGLIIFADEIYDKILYDDAVHHHIAALAPDLLTITFNGLSKAYRVAGFRQGWMVLNGPKHHAKGYIEGLDMLSSMRLCATTPMQHAIQTALGGYQSINEFLLPGGRLLEQRNKAWELVNQIPGISCVKPMGALYMFPKIDTEMYSIHDDMKFIYDLLVREKVLFVQGTGFNWIRPDHFRIVTLPPVHQIEEAMGKLERFLQNYRQ from the coding sequence ATGGAGAAATTCCCTAAATCATCCAAACTGGATCACGTTTGCTACGATATTCGCGGCCCAGTTCACAAAAAAGCCCTGCAACTGGAAGAAGAAGGCAACAAAATCCTCAAGCTCAATATCGGCAATCCGGCTCCGTTCGGCTTTGAAGCGCCTGACGAAATTTTGGTTGACGTCATCCGCAACCTGCCGACTTCGCAAGGCTATTGCGACTCCAAAGGCCTTTACTCCGCACGCAAAGCCATCGTCCACTACTACCAAACCAAAGGACTGCTCGACGTTACCGTCAACGATGTTTACATCGGCAACGGCGTGTCCGAGCTGATCACCATGTCCATGCAGGCATTGCTCAACGACGGCGATGAAATCCTGATTCCCGCACCGGACTATCCTTTGTGGACCGCCGCCGCAACACTGGCAGGCGGTACCGTCCGCCATTATCTATGCGACGAAGAAAACAACTGGTTCCCCAACCTGGCCGATATGGAAGCCAAAATTACGCCTAAAACCAAAGCCATCGTCGTCATCAACCCCAACAACCCGACAGGCGCGGTGTACAGCAAAGAAATCCTGCTCGAAATCGCCGAATTGGCGCGCAAACACGGCCTGATTATTTTTGCCGACGAAATTTACGACAAAATCCTCTACGACGACGCCGTACACCACCATATCGCCGCCCTTGCTCCCGACTTGCTGACCATTACCTTTAACGGCCTCTCCAAAGCCTACCGCGTGGCCGGTTTCCGCCAAGGCTGGATGGTGCTCAACGGCCCGAAACATCATGCAAAAGGCTATATCGAAGGCTTGGATATGCTCTCGTCTATGCGCCTTTGTGCCACCACACCCATGCAACACGCCATTCAGACGGCCTTGGGCGGATACCAAAGCATCAACGAATTCCTCCTCCCCGGCGGCCGCCTGCTCGAGCAACGCAACAAAGCATGGGAACTGGTCAACCAGATTCCGGGCATATCCTGCGTCAAACCCATGGGTGCATTGTATATGTTCCCAAAAATCGATACCGAAATGTACAGCATCCACGACGACATGAAATTCATCTACGACTTACTCGTACGTGAAAAAGTCTTGTTCGTCCAAGGTACAGGCTTCAACTGGATACGCCCCGACCACTTCCGTATCGTTACCCTTCCTCCCGTTCATCAAATTGAAGAGGCCATGGGCAAACTCGAACGCTTCCTGCAAAACTACCGTCAATAA
- a CDS encoding protein MIGRI, whose product MIGRLLRFFFFCAIAALIVNRLFSRKQKRTIREIAKISAWVLLGAAAATLFWYLMMLFFKHIPNSY is encoded by the coding sequence ATGATAGGCAGGCTTTTGCGATTTTTTTTCTTTTGCGCCATAGCGGCATTGATTGTGAACCGTTTGTTCAGCCGCAAACAAAAGCGCACCATTCGGGAAATCGCCAAAATCAGCGCATGGGTATTGCTGGGTGCGGCGGCCGCTACGCTATTTTGGTATCTGATGATGCTGTTTTTCAAGCATATTCCCAATTCTTATTGA
- a CDS encoding MIP/aquaporin family protein: MMNELFGEFLGTLILILLGNGVVAGVVLPKTKSNNAGWIVTSMGWGIAVAVAVFVSGKLSPAHLNPAVTIGVALKGGLPWASVFPYILAQFAGAMLGQILVWLQFKPHYEAEENAGNILATFSTGPAIKDTVSNLISEILGTFVLVLTIFALGLYDFQAGIGTFAVGTLIAGISLSLGGTTGCALNPARDLGPRIMHSILPIPNKGDGDWSYAWIPVVGPVIGAALAVLVFSLF, encoded by the coding sequence ATGATGAATGAATTATTTGGAGAATTTTTGGGGACTTTAATCCTGATTCTTCTAGGAAATGGTGTTGTTGCAGGTGTGGTTCTTCCTAAAACCAAGAGCAACAATGCAGGTTGGATTGTGACTTCTATGGGTTGGGGAATTGCGGTTGCAGTTGCGGTCTTTGTATCTGGCAAGCTCAGTCCAGCTCATTTAAACCCAGCTGTGACCATTGGTGTGGCCTTAAAAGGTGGTTTGCCTTGGGCTTCCGTTTTCCCATACATCCTAGCTCAGTTCGCAGGGGCTATGCTGGGTCAGATTTTGGTTTGGTTGCAATTCAAACCGCATTATGAGGCAGAAGAAAATGCAGGCAATATCCTGGCAACCTTCAGTACTGGACCGGCCATCAAGGATACAGTTTCTAACTTAATCAGTGAAATCCTTGGCACCTTTGTTTTGGTATTGACAATCTTTGCTTTGGGGCTTTATGATTTTCAGGCAGGTATCGGCACCTTTGCAGTGGGGACTTTGATTGCCGGTATTAGTCTATCACTAGGTGGGACAACAGGTTGTGCCTTGAACCCTGCGCGTGACCTTGGACCTCGTATCATGCACAGTATCTTGCCAATTCCAAACAAAGGCGATGGAGACTGGTCTTATGCTTGGATTCCAGTTGTGGGACCTGTTATCGGTGCAGCCTTGGCTGTGCTTGTATTCTCACTTTTCTAA
- a CDS encoding low molecular weight protein-tyrosine-phosphatase, whose product MKTHKILFVCLGNICRSPMAEYVLRHRAREAGMDNAIITASAGTSGWHDGEDMHEGTRRVLKQHGIDPSGFTSSKIKPSDAEHFDYIIVMDDNNLRETEKQLGFHPGKIFKLTDLRRTNHMLFMRDSLDSIVEPVLNEMGRFYDWTEEEKAAYRADVEAALANNDLAELK is encoded by the coding sequence ATGAAAACCCACAAAATCCTTTTCGTCTGCCTCGGCAATATCTGCCGCTCCCCCATGGCCGAATACGTCCTGCGCCATCGCGCCCGCGAAGCAGGCATGGACAATGCCATCATTACGGCCAGCGCAGGCACATCAGGTTGGCACGATGGGGAAGACATGCACGAAGGCACGCGCCGCGTGCTCAAGCAACACGGCATCGACCCGTCAGGCTTTACCAGCAGCAAAATCAAACCCAGCGATGCCGAACATTTCGACTACATCATCGTGATGGACGACAACAATCTCAGAGAAACTGAAAAACAGCTCGGTTTCCACCCCGGCAAAATCTTCAAACTGACCGACCTTCGTCGTACCAACCACATGCTTTTCATGCGTGATAGCTTGGACAGCATCGTTGAGCCAGTTTTGAATGAAATGGGACGATTCTATGACTGGACTGAAGAAGAAAAAGCCGCTTACCGTGCTGATGTCGAAGCAGCTCTTGCTAACAATGATTTAGCAGAATTAAAATAA
- the gloA gene encoding lactoylglutathione lyase: protein MRLLHTMLRVGNLERSLDFYQNVLNMQLLRRRDYPEGRFTLAFVGYGDEADHTVLELTHNWDTESYDLGDAYGHIAIEVDDAYAACERVKEMGGKVVREAGPMKHGTTVIAFVEDPDGYKIEFIQKKSGSDSVQYSS, encoded by the coding sequence ATGCGCTTGCTTCATACTATGTTGCGTGTCGGCAATCTCGAACGCTCTTTGGATTTCTATCAAAACGTATTGAATATGCAACTGCTGCGCCGCCGCGATTATCCTGAAGGCCGTTTTACTTTGGCTTTTGTCGGTTATGGCGATGAGGCGGATCATACTGTTTTGGAACTGACCCACAACTGGGATACCGAGTCTTACGACTTGGGCGATGCTTACGGCCACATCGCGATTGAAGTCGATGATGCTTACGCCGCGTGCGAACGTGTCAAAGAGATGGGCGGCAAAGTGGTACGCGAAGCCGGCCCGATGAAACACGGCACGACTGTGATTGCGTTTGTCGAAGATCCGGACGGCTACAAAATCGAATTTATTCAAAAGAAAAGCGGTAGCGATTCGGTACAATATTCATCTTAA